From one Candidatus Thioglobus sp. NP1 genomic stretch:
- the msrB gene encoding peptide-methionine (R)-S-oxide reductase MsrB — MESKKTLSPEAYHITQECGTEPPFSGEYYNHNDTGDYHCICCDSLLFESSTKFDSGSGWPSFYELANSDCVRQIEDSSLGYVRIEVRCSSCDAHLGHVFPDGPQPTGKRYCINSVALNFAEKKNQG, encoded by the coding sequence ATGGAATCAAAGAAAACGTTATCCCCTGAAGCATATCACATTACCCAAGAATGTGGGACTGAGCCGCCTTTTTCAGGCGAATACTATAATCACAATGATACTGGGGACTATCACTGCATTTGTTGTGATTCGTTATTATTTGAGTCTTCTACAAAATTTGACTCTGGAAGTGGTTGGCCAAGTTTTTATGAACTTGCAAATAGTGATTGTGTGCGTCAAATTGAAGATAGCTCTTTGGGGTATGTCAGAATCGAAGTAAGATGTTCCTCTTGTGATGCTCATTTAGGACATGTATTTCCTGATGGTCCTCAACCAACTGGTAAGCGATACTGCATTAATTCAGTAGCATTGAACTTTGCAGAAAAGAAAAACCAAGGTTAA
- a CDS encoding sulfite exporter TauE/SafE family protein → MNEIFLLLLLLGAFSGFIAGLLGIGGGIIIVPVLLYLLAPTISQSVLMHTVIGTTLAVTVFTSISSVYAHNRHGAILWKSFIKLMPTVLLGAFSGALIANFMSFDFLRIIFACFVIIVALTMWFGLTTSSHLDQLSQWVWSSVGFIIGLVSAIVGIGGGTMTTPFLIYNNVKIKNAIATSAAVGMPISIAGSFGFIVTGLSQELPTSGIGYINLNALITLGIATVIFAPIGAKVTHSVDSKKLKKGFSIFLGFLAAMVLMF, encoded by the coding sequence ATGAATGAAATATTTCTACTACTTTTACTTCTAGGAGCTTTTTCTGGATTTATTGCTGGGTTATTAGGAATTGGTGGAGGAATCATAATAGTACCAGTATTGTTATACCTTTTAGCTCCCACTATAAGTCAGTCAGTTTTGATGCATACTGTAATTGGAACTACACTAGCAGTAACTGTTTTTACCTCCATTTCAAGTGTTTATGCTCATAATCGCCATGGGGCAATTCTTTGGAAGAGCTTCATAAAGCTTATGCCTACAGTTCTTTTAGGTGCATTTTCGGGTGCACTAATTGCAAACTTTATGAGTTTTGATTTTCTAAGAATAATTTTTGCTTGCTTTGTCATCATCGTTGCTTTAACTATGTGGTTTGGCTTAACTACCTCTAGCCATTTAGATCAGCTATCACAATGGGTTTGGTCATCTGTTGGATTTATTATTGGCTTAGTCTCTGCAATAGTTGGAATTGGTGGTGGGACAATGACAACTCCATTTTTGATTTATAACAATGTCAAAATAAAAAATGCTATTGCCACTTCTGCAGCAGTTGGGATGCCTATTTCTATTGCGGGATCTTTTGGTTTTATAGTTACAGGATTAAGTCAAGAGCTTCCAACAAGTGGGATCGGTTATATTAACCTAAATGCGCTTATAACACTTGGCATTGCTACTGTCATATTTGCTCCTATTGGTGCAAAAGTGACTCATTCAGTAGATAGTAAAAAACTTAAAAAGGGATTCTCTATATTTTTGGGATTTTTGGCAGCTATGGTCTTAATGTTTTAA
- a CDS encoding thymidine kinase has protein sequence MAKLYFYYSSMNAGKSTSLLQSAYNYKERGMLPFVLSAAIDDRYSVGKVTSRIGLETEAHLFHKDDNLFNIITKQNDEDSINCVLIDESQFLSREQVKQLGQVVDDLNIPVLCYGIRTDFRGELFPGSHYLLAWADNLIELKTICHCGRKATMVVRMDSDGEIISDGDQVVIGGNDQYQSMCRRHFAEHIWSK, from the coding sequence TTGGCGAAACTTTATTTTTATTATTCATCTATGAATGCAGGTAAATCAACTTCTCTCTTACAATCAGCCTATAACTATAAAGAAAGAGGAATGCTGCCATTTGTCTTATCTGCAGCAATTGATGACCGTTACAGTGTTGGCAAAGTAACATCTAGAATTGGTCTTGAGACTGAAGCTCACTTATTCCATAAAGACGATAATCTATTTAATATTATTACAAAGCAAAATGATGAAGACTCTATCAACTGCGTACTTATTGATGAAAGTCAATTTCTTAGTCGGGAGCAAGTAAAACAACTTGGCCAAGTAGTAGATGATTTGAATATACCTGTCCTATGTTACGGTATTAGAACTGATTTTCGAGGAGAGCTTTTTCCAGGAAGTCATTATTTACTAGCTTGGGCTGACAATTTAATAGAATTAAAAACTATATGTCATTGTGGGCGCAAAGCTACAATGGTTGTTCGTATGGATAGTGATGGAGAAATTATTAGTGATGGTGATCAAGTAGTTATTGGTGGGAATGATCAGTATCAGTCAATGTGTAGGCGTCACTTCGCTGAGCATATTTGGTCAAAATAA